The window TGCGGCTCTATCGGGTATAGAAACAGCTACGTCATTGACAAAACGGCGTTATCGGGTATAATATTTACAGAGTTATACCCGATAAAGCCTAATATCTTTAAATCTGCATAGGCACCGGCCTCCTCGGGTATAGCCAATCACACAATGAAAAAAAATCCCATCGCTACCTTCGTCCGAGAGAAGCGCCGCGAGGCCAAGTTGACCCAAGCCGAACTGGCGTCAAAGGCCGGCGTCGGACTGCGCTTCATCCGGAATGTCGAGCAGGGCAAGACATCCCTGCGCACCGACACGGTCAACAAGCTGCTCTTCCTCTTCGGCCGGTGCTTGGGCCCGGTGGACCTGCCCCGCGAATAACACATGGACCAGACACAACGCGCC of the Elusimicrobiota bacterium genome contains:
- a CDS encoding helix-turn-helix domain-containing protein, which codes for MKKNPIATFVREKRREAKLTQAELASKAGVGLRFIRNVEQGKTSLRTDTVNKLLFLFGRCLGPVDLPRE